A region of Salvia splendens isolate huo1 chromosome 17, SspV2, whole genome shotgun sequence DNA encodes the following proteins:
- the LOC121774849 gene encoding glycine--tRNA ligase, chloroplastic/mitochondrial 2-like isoform X3 codes for MEWRLLNSPTSSRSSYLSVLKINRNMLLTLEAGSLPLMPVSVEITYGLERIIMLLQGVDHFKKIRYADGITYGELFLENEKEMSAYYLEHASVDYIHSHFDQFEAEARRLLDLGLAIPAYDQLLKTSHAFNVLDSRGFVGVTERARYFGRMRSLARQCAQQWLKTRESLGFPLGIASNPNHLGFQKEDIEELKFKVSERPRPFILEIGTEELPPNDVVNACNQLKDLVKQLLDKQRLSHGDVETFGTPRRLVVHVDDLIAKQVANQVEVRGPPASKAFDQQGNPTKAAEGFCRKNGVPLSSLYRRVEGKTEYVYVQAVEPSRRALEVLSEELPATLSKISFPKSMRWNSEILFSRPIRWILALHGNSVVPFTFAGALSGDLSHGLRNTPSATIRVQSAECYSDVLDNAGIAISIEQRKKIILEKATSIVKGINGSIVMQSGLLDEVVNLVEAPHPVLGEFSESFLELPKDLLIMVMQKHQKYFAITDQDEKLMPYFIAVANGTINEVVVRKGNEAVLRARYEDAKFFYELDTSKRFSEFRDQLKGILFHEKLGTMLDKMSRVQSLVTEVGLSLETTEDTLQVVQDAASLAMSDLSSAVVTEFTSLAGVMARHYALRDGYSEQIADALFEIMLPRFSGDILPKTVTGTVLAITDRLDSLVGLVAAGCQPSSANDPFGLRRISYGLVQLLVETNKNLGLRHLLELAAAVQPIKVESKTIDDVHQFVTRRLEQLLIDQGISPDVVRSVLAERGNLPCLAARSANKMKILSEGELLPKIIEAYSRPTRIVRGKEVTHDLEVDEAAFETVEEQNLWSTFTSLRSKIHSDMEVDDFVEASSCLLQPLEDFFNNVFVMVEEERIRKNRLALLRNISLLPKGIIDLSILPGF; via the exons ATGGAATGGAGATTACTCAATTCACCTACTTCCAGCAGGTCCTCTTATCTTTCTGTTCTGAAAATTAACAGGAATATGCTCTTGACTCTTGAG GCTGGAAGTCTTCCACTGATGCCTGTCTCAGTTGAAATTACCTATGGGCTTGAGCGAATCATTATGTTGCTTCAG GGAGTTGACCACTTCAAGAAAATTCGATATGCTGATGGAATAACATACGGGGAGCTTTTTCTGGAAAATGA GAAGGAGATGAGTGCATATTATCTAGAGCATGCCAGTGTAGATTACATTCATAGTCATTTCGATCAATTTGAGGCTGAAGCTCGTCGCTTGCTTGACTTGGGCCTTGCAATTCCTGC GTATGATCAGCTTTTGAAGACATCTCATGCTTTCAATGTGTTGGACTCTAGAGGATTTGTTGGGGTTACAGAACGTGCTCGTTATTTTGGGCGTATGCGTAG TTTGGCCCGCCAATGTGCTCAACAGTGGTTAAAGACAAGGGAGTCTCTTGGGTTCCCCTTGGGCATTGCTTCTAATCCTAACCACCTTGGATTCCAAAAAGAAGATATAGAGGAACTCAAGTTTAAG GTTTCTGAACGACCTCGGCCTTTTATTCTTGAAATTGGGACGGAGGAGTTGCCGCCAAATGATGTTGTTAATGCTTGCAATCAA CTAAAAGATTTAGTCAAGCAGTTACTGGATAAACAAAGACTTAGTCATGGAGATGTGGAAACATTTGGAACTCCACGTAGGCTTGTG GTCCATGTTGATGACCTGATTGCCAAGCAGGTGGCCAATCAAGTTGAGGTTCGGGGACCTCCAGCATCCAAGGCATTTGATCAGCAGGGAAATCCTACAAAG GCAGCCGAAGGTTTTTGCCGCAAAAATGGAGTGCCTTTGAGCTCCTTGTACCGAAGAGTTGAGG GTAAAACAGAGTATGTCTATGTTCAAGCAGTGGAACCATCTCGGCGCGCTTTGGAG GTGTTATCTGAAGAGTTGCCTGCGACCCTAAGTAAAATATCATTCCCTAAGTCGATGAGGTGGAACTCTGAG ATCTTGTTCAGTAGACCTATTCGATGGATTTTGGCTCTGCATGGAAATTCAGTGGTTCCCTTCACATTTGCTGGTGCTCTAAG TGGGGATCTTTCTCATGGGCTTCGAAACACTCCATCAGCTACTATTAGG GTACAAAGCGCAGAATGTTATTCCGATGTCTTGGACAATGCTGGGATAGCTATCAGCATTGAG CAACGCAAGAAGATAATTTTGGAGAAAGCTACTTCCATTGTAAAAGGCATTAATGGGTCAATTGTAATGCAAAGTGGTTTACTTGATGAG GTGGTAAATCTTGTTGAAGCACCTCACCCAGTTCTTGGAGAATTCAGTGAATCCTTCCTGGAGCTTCCAAAAGACCTGCTTATAATG GTGATGCAGAAGCATCAGAAGTATTTTGCAattactgatcaggatgaaaaGCTAATGCCATATTTTATTGCT GTTGCAAATGGAACAATCAATGAAGTGGTTgtgagaaaaggaaatgaagcTGTACTTAG GGCTCGATATGAAGATGCAAAGTTCTTTTATGAGTTGGACACTAGTAAGAGATTTTCTGAATTCCGAGATCAACTGAAAGGGATCCTTTTCCAT GAAAAACTGGGGACCATGCTGGACAAGATGTCACGAGTCCAAAGTCTGGTTACAGAAGTCGGGTTATCTCTGGAGACGACTGAAGATACACTCCAAGTTGTTCAGGATGCTGCATCATTAGCCATGTCAGATCTCTCATCTGCAGTCGTTACAGAGTTCACCTCCCTTGCTGGGGTGATGGCACGTCACTATGCTCTGAGAGATGGCTATTCGGAGCAG ATTGCTGATGCCCTGTTTGAGATTATGCTTCCACGATTTTCGGGTGATATACTTCCCAAAACTGTTACTGGGACAGTATTGGCAATTACTGACAG GTTGGACAGCCTGGTTGGATTGGTTGCTGCTGGTTGTCAGCCTAGCTCTGCTAATGATCCATTTGGTCTGCGAAGAATCTCTTACGGTCTA GTACAACTGTTAGTAGAAACCAATAAAAATTTGGGACTCAGGCATTTGCTGGAACTTGCTGCTGCAGTTCAGCCCATAAAAGTTGAATCAAAAACAATAGATGAC GTGCATCAGTTTGTAACAAGGAGACTTGAACAACTTTTG ATTGACCAAGGAATAAGTCCAGATGTAGTTCGCTCTGTTCTTGCAGAGCGTGGCAATTTGCCTTGTCTGGCAGCCAGATCCGCAAATAAA ATGAAAATTTTATCAGAAGGCGAGCTGCTACCCAAAATTATTGAGGCGTATTCTCGCCCAACAAGAATAGTCCGCGGAAAAGAGGTCACTCATGATCTTGAG GTGGATGAGGCGGCTTTTGAAACAGTGGAAGAGCAAAATTTATGGAGCACTTTTACATCATTAAGGAGTAAAATTCATTCCG ACATGGAAGTCGATGACTTTGTTGAAGCATCTTCCTGTCTATTGCAGCCACTGGAAGATTTCTTTAACAATGTATTTGTGATGGTG GAAGAAGAAAGAATCAGAAAGAACAGGCTTGCTCTCCTTCGAAATATTTCACTTCTTCCAAAGGGAATAATAGACCTCTCTATTCTTCCTGGATTCTAA